The region GCTGCACCTGGTGTGGTGGAAGATCCTCTCGCCGAACGGCGGGGACAAGCCGACCGGTGAGCTGGCGGCAGCCATCGACGAGGACTTCGGCTCCTTCGACGCGTTCCGGGCCCAGATGGAGGCGGTGTCGACCACGATCCAGGGCAACGGCTGGGGCGTGCTGGCCTGGGATCCGGTGGGTCAGCGGTTGATCACGCAGCAGCTGCGGGATCACCACTCGAACCTGTCGATCGCCACGACGCCGCTGCTGGTGTTCGACATCTGGGAGCACGCGTACTACCTGCAGTACCGGAACGTAAAGGCGGACTACGTCAAGCAGTTGTGGAACGTGGTCAACTGGAACGAGGTCGCCGCGCGCTTCGCCGATGCCCGCGCCGGCTACAACGGCCTGCGCCTGCCCACCGCCTGAGACTCGGCGCCGTCGGCTCCCCGCCCGGCACCGGACTCGGCAGTGAGTGCTCCGACAAGCCCACTGCCGAAACTTCGGGGCCTTCCTCCGGGAGGGCCCCGAAGTCCTTTTCCGGCCCGACTCCCAGCGCGGACTCCCAGCGCGGACTTCCGCCCGGGGTCCGGGCCCGTGCTCGCGGCCCGGACGCGACCGGGCCCCGGTCTCCCGCAGGAGGCCGGGGCCCGATCTGTTCCCGAACTGACTGCCGCTCCCACCACGAAGCGGACTGAATTTAGGTTAGCCTAACCTGTCGGATCGGGCAACCCCTCGCCTTCGCCACGCCAGCACGGCGGCCCCGGCGAGCGCGGCGGCCAGTGACGCGAGCCCGCCAAGCAAGATCGGCCACCGCGGCCCGAACACCTCGGCAATCCACCCGGAAGCCAGTCCGCCCAACGGTTTTCCGCCCAGGAACAGCAGCATGTACAGGCCCATGACCCGGCCGCGCATGGTGGGATCCACGGCCAGCTGGACGGTCGAATTCGCGCTTGTGTTGAACGTCATAACGGCGATCCCGACCGGGACCAGCGCCGCGGCGAACAGCGCGTAGGTCGGCATCAGCGCGGCCGCCGCCTCCAGCACGCCGAAAACGGCCGCGCCCGACAGCATCAACCGCAGCCTCGGCTGCCCGCGACCACTGCGCCGAGCCGCCAGCGCCGCTCCGGTCAACGTCCCGACCGCGAGCATGGTGATCAGCAGGCCGTAGCCGTCGGCATCCCGCCCGAAGACGTTGCGCGCCATCACCGCGAAGGTGCTCTCGAAGTTCATCCCGAAGGTGCCGATGCAGAACACCAGTACCATGACGACGATCAGATCCGGCCGCCCGCGCACGTAGCGCAGCCCGGCGCGCAGTTGGCCCCGTTCCTTCGGCGGCGGCTTAGCCCGGTGCAGCGCCGCCGGATTCATCAATGCCAGCCCGGCGACCACGGCGACCGAGCTGAGCCCGTTGGCCAGGAAAACCCAGCCGGTGCCGATCGCGGTGATCAGCGCCCCGGCGATGGCCGGGCCGACGATGCGGGCCAGGTTGAAGGTCATCGAGTTCAGCGCGACGGCGTTGGTGAGCTGCGCGGGCCCGACCATCTCGACGACGAACGACTGCCGCACCGGGGCGTCGACGGCCGCGAAGCATCCGAGCACGAAACACAGCACGTAGACATGCCACAGCACCACGGCACCGGTGACATCGAGCAGTCCCAGCATGAGGCCGCAAGCGCCGAGCGCGCTCTGGGTGGCGATCAGCATGCGCCGTTTGTCGAAGCGATCGGCGAAGACGCCCGCCCAGAGCGTCAGCAGCAGCGTCGGGATGAACTGCAGTGCGACCGCCACGCCGAGCGCGGCCGGACTGCCACCGGAGAGCTCCAGCACCAGCCAGTCCTGCGCCGCGCGCTGCATCCATGTGCCGGTCAGCGATACGACCTGGCCGGAGGCGTAATAGCGGTAGTTGCGCTCCCGCAGCGACCGGAACATGCCGCCGCCGGTGTCGACCGAACCGTCCGATGTGGACCTTGGAAGGTGGTTGACCGGATCCCCACTCGGGTCTGTTCCCGCGCGAGATGCGGACTGGTCAACCACGCTCCTGCGGACCGCCTTTCAGTACCGGTCGGTCATCGACTCGCCAGCCGGTCGATGATCTCGGCGGCCTGGCACAGCACCCGGCGGTCGTCTTCGGACAGATCCGCGAGCTGCTGGTCCAGCCAGCGCTCCCGGATCGAGACCTCCTCGTCGACGCGGGCCTGACCGGCCTCGGTCAGTTCCACGATGGCCTGCCGGCCATCGGTGGGATGCGCCCGGCGAGCGACCAGACCGGCGTCTTCCAGGGCGGCGATCACCCTGGTCATCGACGGCGGCTGGACGCCTTCTCGGGCCGCCAGCTCGCCCGGCGTCATCGCGCCGGTCTTGTGTAGACAAGACAGCGCCGACAGCTGGGACAGCGTGATCTTCGAGTCGTTGCTCTGCGCGCGCAGCCGCCGGTTCAGGCGAACGACTGCGAGCCGCAGCCGACTCGCCAGGGTGCGCTCGCGCTCCGCGATTTCGGACACGTCGTTAGTCTACCAAACTATCTCAGGGAATCGGACAAACTGATCAAGGGGATCAGTAGCCGTCCACCCTAGTCAGGCGGCAGCCCCGGTTCCGGGATCGCAATCCAATCGACGCAGTACCCGAACGGCGCCGGATCAGGTCAGACGCCGAAAAGCACACTCAGCGGGCCGGAGCAGAAGTAGAGCACGAATGCCGCCGAGACGCCCCACATAAGCGGGTGGACCGTGCGGGCCCGGCCGGTGAACACCTGCAGCAGCACGTAGCTGATGAAGCCCGCGCCGATGCCGTTGGCGATCGAGTACGTGAACGGCATGACCACGATCGTCAGGAACGCGGGCAGCGCGATGCTGAAGTCCGACAGGTCGATCTGCCGGATCTGGGTGAGCATCATCGCCCCGACCACCACCAGCGCCGGGGCCGCCGCCTCGACCGGAATGACCTGGTAGAGCGGGGTGAAGAACATCGCCGCCAGGAACAGCAGCCCGGTGATCACGTTCGCCAACCCGGTGCGCGCACCCTCCGCGATGCCGGAGGCGGACTCCACGAACACGGTGTTGGAGCTCGCCGAACCCAACCCGCCGGCGACCGCGCCGACGCCCTCGACGGCCAGCGCCTTGCCGATGTCCGGCAGGTTGCCGTCCTTGTCGGCTAGGCCGGCTTCCTTACCGAGACCAGTCATGGTGCCCATCGCGTCGAAGAAGTTGGCCAACACCAGCGTGAACACCAGCAGCACGCAGGCCAGCGCGGGCAGCCGGGTCCACGCGCCGAAGGAGACGTCGCCGACCAACGACAGGTCCGGCAAGCCGACGATTTTCGCTGGCACCGCCGGATAGCCCAGGTTCCAGCCGTAAGGATTGGTTCCCTCCGACGGGCCCACCCGGAAGACCGACTCGACGACGATCGCCAGCACCGTAGTGACCGCCACACTGATCAGGATCGAGCCGCGCACTTTCCGGGCCACCAGCACCGAGGTGAGGATCAGCCCGAACACGAACACCGCGGTCGGCCACGAGGCGATCGAGCCGTCGATGCCCAGCTCGACCGGCACCGTGGTGTTGGCGGCATCCGGCAGCCGCCGGACGAACCCGGAATCGACCAGGCCGACGAAGGAGATGAACA is a window of Saccharopolyspora phatthalungensis DNA encoding:
- a CDS encoding MarR family winged helix-turn-helix transcriptional regulator encodes the protein MSEIAERERTLASRLRLAVVRLNRRLRAQSNDSKITLSQLSALSCLHKTGAMTPGELAAREGVQPPSMTRVIAALEDAGLVARRAHPTDGRQAIVELTEAGQARVDEEVSIRERWLDQQLADLSEDDRRVLCQAAEIIDRLASR
- a CDS encoding superoxide dismutase; its protein translation is MAQQYVLPELDYDYAALEPAIAGEINELHHSKHHATYVKGANDTVEKIAEAREKGDFSAIVGLETTLAFNLAGHSLHLVWWKILSPNGGDKPTGELAAAIDEDFGSFDAFRAQMEAVSTTIQGNGWGVLAWDPVGQRLITQQLRDHHSNLSIATTPLLVFDIWEHAYYLQYRNVKADYVKQLWNVVNWNEVAARFADARAGYNGLRLPTA
- a CDS encoding NCS2 family permease; amino-acid sequence: MVDRDVKKSLLDRHFKITDRGSSIGRELRGGVVTFVTVAYIIVLNPLILGSFSAEDAGAKRDVLGAILPVSQVAASTALVAGVMTILFGLIANYPFAIAAGLGINTLLAVTIAPQVTWPEAMGLVVVDGIIILILVATGFRTAVFNAVPPELKAAIAVGVGVFISFVGLVDSGFVRRLPDAANTTVPVELGIDGSIASWPTAVFVFGLILTSVLVARKVRGSILISVAVTTVLAIVVESVFRVGPSEGTNPYGWNLGYPAVPAKIVGLPDLSLVGDVSFGAWTRLPALACVLLVFTLVLANFFDAMGTMTGLGKEAGLADKDGNLPDIGKALAVEGVGAVAGGLGSASSNTVFVESASGIAEGARTGLANVITGLLFLAAMFFTPLYQVIPVEAAAPALVVVGAMMLTQIRQIDLSDFSIALPAFLTIVVMPFTYSIANGIGAGFISYVLLQVFTGRARTVHPLMWGVSAAFVLYFCSGPLSVLFGV
- a CDS encoding MFS transporter, encoding MFRSLRERNYRYYASGQVVSLTGTWMQRAAQDWLVLELSGGSPAALGVAVALQFIPTLLLTLWAGVFADRFDKRRMLIATQSALGACGLMLGLLDVTGAVVLWHVYVLCFVLGCFAAVDAPVRQSFVVEMVGPAQLTNAVALNSMTFNLARIVGPAIAGALITAIGTGWVFLANGLSSVAVVAGLALMNPAALHRAKPPPKERGQLRAGLRYVRGRPDLIVVMVLVFCIGTFGMNFESTFAVMARNVFGRDADGYGLLITMLAVGTLTGAALAARRSGRGQPRLRLMLSGAAVFGVLEAAAALMPTYALFAAALVPVGIAVMTFNTSANSTVQLAVDPTMRGRVMGLYMLLFLGGKPLGGLASGWIAEVFGPRWPILLGGLASLAAALAGAAVLAWRRRGVARSDRLG